gacgcctgccggctATGggtcacctaccagtccggcgcactcctcaaccaggacgcctgccgggtctgaggccgccgcagccacctgccacaaaTCCATCTTCAAagctgtactgatgcatcaaccttgcccggtctagctgccgtcaacgccaccacgacgccagaccgcgtcaccctcctgcgcgagtccatcttcgCGCATCGGACGCAGAGtcaccacagcgccatgccgccgagacccgccgCCATTAATGAGTGAGATgccgcaccgctccaccaaagaatccgtcctctggtcctGCATCCAGCCGCTGCTCAAAAAACGATGCCCCCATGAGGGAAAACGACGCCCCAAAAGcaccgccatcgtccgatccggaAACTCCGGATCAAGGTTTTCACCCAGAGCAGCGCAAGCAAGTCGACAGAAGCTGCAAAGGCAATGTCTTCAACAAGATAACGACGcgaaaacgccgccatcgcccgccatgaCCCGAGTCATAGCACGGTTTTCACCGACAGCCCCGTCTCCCCACTGTACACCTGGACTGGATGCGAGAATCCACAAccatctagtcgaccgcctccggcgAAGAAGATGGCCACCACCTCCACGCCAAGGGCCAGAGCCCCCGACGTCCTCGTGTTGCGTGCCTAGTCCAGAGGCCGCTTGCCGCGCCGGAACAAAGGATGCGCACGACGGCTCGAGGAACCACCATCCAGATCCGAATGGGATCCAGATCGGACACCCTAGCCGCCGACGTGATCTCTTCGTCGCCGGCACCAGCACGACAGCCCTGGTCGCCACCAGCCTGCGCCATCGCCCTTGGATCGGCCGGAGTATGTCGCCGCCACCCAGATCCGATCGCCGGCCGAGGAagattgccgccgccgccgctgcggcccACAGGCTTAGCCTGCGAtgccctcggcggcggcggcgggaggagagggaggcccggcgggaGGAGGGGGAGGCCTGGCGGGGAGGCCCCGGTGCGGCGCGGCGCCGCCGCACGGGGGAAGGAGGTCACGGGCTAAGTATAagggggagaatttcacttcccggcctctgcaccaactagggatacatacgaccattttagtatgagtaccaagataaacatggtcctccgaattttttaaatgagtatcaagatattttttgatgagtgGTTCCACCACACATCAAACTTGATTCTCAATAAATGGGGGaaaacccctgtgcatcacctgtcaattctaggaattgaactcggatcgttaggctgcacaaccgcatgcccaaccactgagccaTTTTGGTATGGGTCGTGGAACAAGAAAGCGCAAGAACCGTGGCATATACTCGATGATAAGCTAATGCACATGATGATATATGTCCACACTGTATATATGCCATAAACTTCATCCATTTGAATTAATTTATAAGCTCAATTGGATCACACTCTATCAGGCATGGAACCGCGGTAGTGGCCGGGGTAGCACATGGATGCTACTCCACTTGCCTAGCTCCTTACATTTCACACACACATACAAAGACAGCCACACATCTTCAGGACACACAATCGACGACAGTTAACACGCTTGAAAGTACATAGTGCCTAGTAATAACTTAAAATCATTCGATCCTCGTAAATAGGGATCGTCCTGATGACACCAAAATGATTAACTCGGCATCGATCGGAGAAGTACGCACGTAAGCAAATCAGTAGAACTGGAGGTTGGACCAGTAGGCATGGTCCGGCTGCCAATAAGCCGGAATGGCATTGTTGGCCACCAGCGTCTTTCCGGTGTCGCTGGTGATGCGGATGGCGAATGGCCCCTGCAGCCGGCGGTTGGTGTCCATCCGCCAGATGGAGCCCCACGAGCGGCGCATGTCCTGCCAGTAGCCCGTAGGGCGGCCGTTGATGGTCTGCATGAGCTCCATCCGCACCACGGTCCCGTCCACATTCACGTATTCCACGAGCACCGCGAGATAGTTGGGGTTGGAGCCACGCTGGACGTGGAAGGTCACCTTCATACCCGGGAAGTTGCAGGGCACCCTCCTGAACTGCATGTCGATGATGCCGGCGTGGCGGAGCCGGTCGTTGAGGCCGTACCTGGCCATGGAGCCGAACGCGGTGCCACTGAGGTCGAGGTGGTACCTGGCCACGGGGTAGTAGTTCATGTCGGTGATGACGATCCTCCTCGGCTGGCCGGAGCAGGAAGGGTTGTTGGAGTACTCGCATTTAATCTGAAGCACAGAGCAAAACAAATTAAAGGTCAACGTCCCGATGTACGTACTTGGGCATGGAGTACATTGTGCTTTGCAAGCACATGGCAGCAGGGGTGTTCACTAATTAAAAGTCACCGATATCGTAAAATGGAGATGCTGTCAGGTTTGAGTTTGACCAACTAATAAAATGATCACCATCAACTAATTTAACTGAAACTGTCGGGTGTCGGCGCCATGCATGGTGCAATTAATGTTGTACGTACCTCGTAGCACATGCCACAGCCCTCGCCGCCGGCGAAAATAGGCTCGTTACCGCATGCCCCCATGGAAGAGATTGGGTACTGGTTCACGTTCTTGAAGCCGCAAGCACCACCTGCAAATCGATCGGTGGATCAACATTATTAGTACTAAGTTGGCACGAGTATATGATTTGGTACAGCGACGGCATGAAAATATGTGCCGTCATCGGATCCTATAGAcgtaccattgtcgtcggggccggCGCCGTTGGGCGCCCCGTACCAGGTGGCCTTGGCGGGGAGCCAGCCGGAGTTGTAGGATCTAGCGACGGCGGTGTCGTAGTCGACCGCAGAACGGACGGACGTGAAGAGCACGGAGAGGAGTGCCACAAGGGCAATGGCATTGGTGGAGAGGCCAGCCATATTGGCGCTACAGGTCGTACGTCTATGAACCTTCTTAGACTTGTAGCGCCAATATCGCTGAAGAccggagtagtagtagtactcctgtTTGTGTTGTGATGGCTGGACGGGGTGACATTGCCGGGGCATTTATAGGCAAGCCAATAGGCAAAATGAGGTGAGAAGGACGAGTCGGCGCAAGTTGCAGTTGCACCCGACGACTACGTGATGGCGTGTTTAGAGCTGCAAGGTCACATGGCTACGGAGGGAATCATGGAGGAATGGCGAGGCACCGGTTTACGCGCGCACAACTATAAAATCACATCTTGCAGGAGATCACCGAGCACCCGCTAATGATTTTTTGGGTGCACAAGTCAAATTGTTGATTGTAGAGAAAGTCAGACCATCGTTATGCCCTAAGATCAGGCCCCCACGTTGTATCCTGCCGTCCTGATACGAAGGATATATACGGTTCGCTTATCTTAACGCATTGTCATGCTTCGCGAGGGAATGATGCTAAAGAGGTTTTCACACCACAGGAAAACCAAATAAACCCGAGTACTAAAAATACTCGGCAAAGGCCAATTTCAACTCTGCTTGCTATAAGTCGAGTGTTGCACCCCACTTACTCGGCTCGACTTATATTACACCGACTTATAAGATATAAGCACAGATCCCATCTATGGGCACTCGACTTACCTATAAGCCGAGTTCAAAACAGTGGTTCTCGGCAACATAAACGAAGCCGGCTTAATTTTTCATCCCGGAACGATCGCCTCCAGCCACGTGTCTGGTGTAAGCCGACTATATGTTGCATGTTCATGGTGTACATGTAATTCGATGTCTACGCTTAATACACAACGTAAATGTAAGTAGAGTGCTTTTAGAAATGCACTCGGTTTGCAAAGAAACTGGGCGGTGCTATTTGGGCATGAGAAGCCCCAGGTCGTGCCACGTGGCATGTAAGCCGAGTATAACTCTCGGCATATGCATGTAAGCCGACTGTAACACTCGGCAAAGAGCCCATAATACAGTTTTTTGTTTCATTCTTGGGCCAGCCCTCCAATTCAGACAAAAATGTGTACTCCTATACAACAATGTATACATAGCACAACCAACATGTCCAGATAGTGGCAAAAATTCACAACCAAGCACCAAGTTTCCAAGTTCACAACCAAGCATGAGTTCCAAGTGCACAGATAAGAATAAG
This DNA window, taken from Triticum aestivum cultivar Chinese Spring chromosome 1D, IWGSC CS RefSeq v2.1, whole genome shotgun sequence, encodes the following:
- the LOC123168892 gene encoding expansin-B2; the protein is MAGLSTNAIALVALLSVLFTSVRSAVDYDTAVARSYNSGWLPAKATWYGAPNGAGPDDNGGACGFKNVNQYPISSMGACGNEPIFAGGEGCGMCYEIKCEYSNNPSCSGQPRRIVITDMNYYPVARYHLDLSGTAFGSMARYGLNDRLRHAGIIDMQFRRVPCNFPGMKVTFHVQRGSNPNYLAVLVEYVNVDGTVVRMELMQTINGRPTGYWQDMRRSWGSIWRMDTNRRLQGPFAIRITSDTGKTLVANNAIPAYWQPDHAYWSNLQFY